A single region of the Thunnus maccoyii chromosome 10, fThuMac1.1, whole genome shotgun sequence genome encodes:
- the c4b gene encoding complement C4-B, protein MKCYIFSILLLILTVDTECSTKNRFFISAPSVFHVGVNEKVFVQMGWGHVNTPVTLYLEHESSGTVVSKKVPTSCASESDIKQVELMIDNEIMSRIPPPKSQRPYLVLVAESLNIRHITRVLVSKRRGYVFIQTDQPMYNPTQTVKFRIFTLDQTLRPVDDIIQISVFNAAGNRIMKSLNTAKGGILKGTFPIPDVSKMGTWKIIAHHEDDEAHLASREFKVQKFVLPTFEVSITMDESYILLNAEQLSFTISAMYSYGETVRGAYHCQFGVVKKGTTDGQKETPIFIKGLELTGSIQDGIAKASHSTAKINQHIQDQLNETLSDLQRSGAQLYLGVFVTNIQSSEMQEAEVSLPIISQRYTIDLSRTRSYFLPGYPLDVVAFLRLPDGSPAAGVPVKIDVPSSSEGSRQGITDQEGAVFSIFNIENAAGAITVEVSADGSQQRKVIQQQQQADSYLYMTFTKKIYSMNDDLSVTYNTFNAPRTGYIYYMVLSRGMLIKTGTLLLGKSAKVNLRITADMVPSFRLIGYFYNQGGDIIADSVWVDVRDECGIKVRVESKSPFVPGNKAELEIDLHGARAKVALLAVDKAFYALKADNKLTSKQVFSSMQSYDLGCSYGGGSNPVSVLTDAGLSFVSQSQSAFRKDFVCDSQSARRQRSVDLQQEMMSLKSNFSDKDLQECCVRGFSLIPMRRTCQERAKRVSLVEAKTECADVFLKCCLEGERLRKKKIQEDAQRGLGRTSSTVDIEQFFLDSTAQYIRRFFPPSFGFKEFDVTDKKTHYFHLPDSITTWEIQVATLSSTTGFCVAQPTQFKAFKRTFVSLTLPYSVKKYEQLAISPVIYNYGYETLQVAVHMEQSEGLCSPGSATTSSFVNITVEPSSSQFVTFSAVPMIIGSIPIKIRLYDIENEYGIDAIEKPLNVWTEGIEKRVEETQVLKLDGKSTKTLIIDGTLPDETVPDSNTNIFISVEGDGFDNSYAKNLLSPEKVNSLIVLPKGCLEQTTARMSPTALALRYLDLSEQWFELPAGSRDNALQKIEEGYMRILTFKKGISYGSWYTVRSSNWANALVVKLFSLVAERQTASFGQQGRRTRVVSFEEIRQPVSYLLTVQNNDGSYSDPKPVLHRGVMKEHDEKASMTAFITLALHRSLQFLTAEGRNDVEASISRATTYLVSHFEELQQPYAVAITAYCLSVCLPEGTDLTSFWIRLRGMATEGKNSCYLWTADASKGNQEKADAITVETTAYALLTAVALGHTEWADKAACWLTTQENYFGGYKATQDTMMALEALSEYELKRSSRPEANVIAEFKVPGKQDRINLEMTNQKEKVETNLKKFEGNNVLAEFTGEGDVKLKVVKAYYLLEPNDNCDKLSIRVTVEGKVKYTAEVIENYEYYDDDDVNEEKDARVPRSAIEWYDARTRNRRDVDNSANSDKGVTYRVCVSHSVNRNLTGMAIADITLLSGFEAVEEDLDKLKETPEQYISHYETSYGRVLLYFNELFEPEECISFDAEQKVPIGLLQPAPAAFYDYYEPQIKCTVFYSAPARSKMVSKLCSEDVCQCAERPCHKVQSLFKGLKNRRITKNDREEHACFFPIVDYAYIVEVLSVSEKSNFELYKTNVKDVLRSKGDLHVTENSVRVFAKRRQCKGQLDVGKQYLIMGKDGLTTDSNGETRYLLESNTWVEKIECDQSSTKTACRGFNAFIYEYKMDGCRQ, encoded by the exons ATGAAGTGCTACATCTTTTCGATACTGCTTCTGATCTTGACTGTGGACACGGAGTGTTCAACGAAAAACAG ATTCTTCATCTCAGCCCCCTCCGTGTTTCATGTGGGTGTTAATGAGAAAGTGTTTGTCCAGATGGGATGGGGTCATGTTAATACTCCTGTTACTCTCTATCTGGAGCATGAGAGTAGTGGTACTGTGGTGTCTAAGAAGGTTCCAACTTCGTGTGCCAGTGAAAGTGACATCAAACAGGTGGAACTCATG ATAGACAACGAAATTATGTCAAGAATCCCTCCACCAAAAAGTCAACGCCCCTACCTTGTGCTAGTGGCAGAGAGTCTCAATATCAGGCATATAACAAGGGTCCTGGTATCAAAACGCAGAGGGTATGTCTTCATCCAGACTGATCAGCCAATGTACAACCCAACACAGACAG TGAAGTTCAGGATCTTCACTCTTGACCAGACATTAAGGCCGGTCGACGACATTATCCAGATATCAGTGTTT AATGCTGCTGGAAACAGAATAATGAAATCGCTTAACACTGCCAAGGGAGGAATACTCAAAGGCACATTCCCCATACCTGACGTCTCTAA AATGGGCACATGGAAAATTATAGCACACCATGAAGATGATGAAGCACATCTTGCTTCCAGGGAGTTCAAAGTCCAAAAATTTG TTTTACCAACTTTTGAGGTGAGCATCACAATGGATGAGAGCTACATTTTATTGAATGCTGAACAGTTGAGCTTCACCATCTCAGCCAT GTATTCATATGGTGAGACAGTTAGAGGGGCCTACCACTGCCAATTTGGAGTGGTAAAAAAAGGCACAACCGATGGTCAAAAAGAGACGCCTATCTTTATCAAGGGACTGGAGTTAACTGGTTCG ATCCAGGATGGAATTGCAAAAGCgtcacacagcacagcaaaaatAAATCAGCACATCCAAGATCAGCTGAACGAAACCCTCTCTGATTTACAGCGCAGTGGAGCACAACTCTATTTGGGAGTATTTGTCACCAACATACAAA GTAGTGAAATGCAAGAGGCAGAAGTTTCCCTTCCCATCATCTCCCAGCGATACACCATAGATCTCTCTCGAACTCGCTCATATTTCCTTCCTGGATATCCGCTGGATGTTGTG GCATTCCTGCGTCTCCCTGATGGCTCCCCGGCAGCTGGTGTGCCAGTAAAGATTGATGTACCAAGCTCCTCTGAGGGATCTAGGCAAGGCATCACTGACCAGGAGGGGGCAGTGTTTTCTATCTTTAATATCGAAAATGCAGCTGGTGCAATCACTGTTGAA GTGTCTGCAGATGGCTCGCAACAGAGGAAAGTaattcaacagcaacaacaggcTGACAGTTACCTTTATATGACTTTTACCAAGAAGATATACTCTATGAATGATGATCTATCAGTGACATACAACACTTTCAATGCCCCACGTACTGGGTACATATACTACATG GTCTTAAGTCGTGGGATGCTAATAAAAACAGGCACTTTATTACTTGGTAAGTCAGCGAAAGTCAACCTTAGGATAACTGCTGACATGGTGCCATCCTTCCGTCTGATTGGCTACTTCTACAACCAGGGTGGTGACATCATTGCTGACTCTGTGTGGGTAGATGTCAGGGATGAATGCGGGATAAAGGTCAGG GTGGAATCAAAATCACCATTTGTACCCGGAAACAAAGCTGAGCTAGAAATTGATTTACACGGTGCGAGAGCGAAAGTCGCTTTGCTGGCAGTTGATAAGGCCTTCTACGCTCTAAAAGCAGACAATAAACTCACAAGCAAACAG GTGTTTTCCTCTATGCAGTCATATGACCTTGGTTGCTCATACGGCGGAGGATCTAACCCAGTATCCGTACTCACTGATGCTGGCTTGTCTTTTGTGTCTCAGTCCCAGTCAGCGTTCAGAAAGG ATTTTGTCTGTGATTCACAATCTGCACGACGACAACGTTCTGTGGACCTTCAGCAGGAAATGATGAGCTTAA AATCAAACTTTTCCGATAAAGATTTGCAAGAGTGTTGTGTTCGCGGGTTTTCTCTCATCCCTATGAGACGAACATGTCAAGAAAGAGCAAAGAGGGTGTCTCTGGTGGAAGCCAAAACTGAGTgtgcagatgtgtttttaaaatgctgcCTTGAGGGAGAAcgtctgagaaaaaaaaagatccaagAGGATGCCCAGAGAGGACTTGGCAGAA cttcAAGCACAGTGGACATTGAACAGTTCTTCTTGGACAGCACTGCTCAATACATTCGGAGATTTTTCCCCCCAAGCTTTGGATTCAAAGAATTTGAtgtaacagacaaaaaaac GCATTATTTTCATCTACCCGATTCCATCACCACATGGGAGATTCAGGTCGCCACTTTATCTTCAACCACTG gtttctgtgTAGCTCAGCCGACACAGTTCAAAGCATTTAAGAGGACATTTGTGTCTCTGACACTGCCTTACTCAGTAAAAAAATATGAGCAACTAGCCATTTCACCTGTTATCTACAACTACGGCTATGAAACACTACAG GTGGCAGTTCACATGGAGCAAAGTGAAGGTCTGTGTTCCCCCGGTTCAGCCACCACTTCATCCTTTGTTAACATTACAGTGGAACCAAGCTCTTCCCAGTTTGTCACTTTCTCTGCTGTCCCCATGATAATCGGTTCAATACCCATCAAAATACGCCTCTATGATATAGAGAATGAGTATGGAATAGATGCAATTGAAAAGCCTTTGAATGTGTGG ACAGAAGGAATAGAAAAGAGAGTAGAAGAAACCCAAGTGCTCAAATTGGATG GGAAGAGCACAAAGACTCTCATTATTGATGGAACTTTACCAGACGAAACAGTCCCCGACTCCAACACCAATATTTTCATCTCAGTGGAAG GGGACGGATTTGACAATTCATATGCAAAGAACCTTCTTTCGCCTGAGAAGGTTAACAGCTTGATCGTATTGCCTAAAGGATGTTTGGAACAGACAACGGCACGAATGTCCCCCACAGCTTTAGCCCTCCGCTACCTTGACCTGTCTGAGCAATGGTTTGAGCTGCCTGCAGGTAGCAGAGATAATGCTCTTCAAAAAATTGAGGAAG GTTATATGAGGATTTTAACATTCAAGAAAGGCATATCTTATGGATCATGGTATACAGTGCGATCTAGTAATTG GGCGAATGCTCTTGTTGTCAAACTTTTTTCATTGGTGGCAGAGCGTCAGACAGCGTCTTTTGGACAACAGGGCAGGAGGACTAGGGTTGTATCATTTGAAGAGATCAGACAACCAGTCAGTTACTTGCTCACAGTACAGAACAACGATGGGTCATACAGTGACCCAAAGCCTGTGCTACACAGAGGAGTGATG AAAGAACACGATGAAAAAGCATCCATGACAGCTTTCATAACTCTTGCACTGCACCGGTCCCTTCAATTCCTGACAGCTGAAGGGAGAAATGATGTG GAAGCAAGTATTTCAAGAGCAACAACGTATCTCGTGTCACACTTTGAGGAGCTTCAGCAGCCCTATGCTGTGGCCATTACAGCCTACTGCCTCTCAGTGTGCCTACCAGAAGGAACAGATCTTACATCTTTCTGGATAAGACTTCGAGGAATGGCTACTGAAG GGAAGAATAGCTGTTATCTGTGGACAGCTGATGCCAGCAAAGGGAATCAAGAGAAGGCAGACGCTATCACAGTAGAGACTACAGCCTATGCCCTCTTAACTGCAGTGGCACTTGGGCACACCGAATGGGCAGACAAAGCAGCCTGCTGGTTAACCACCCAAGAAAACTATTTTGGAGGCTACAAAGCAACACAG GATACCATGATGGCATTGGAAGCCCTCTCTGAGTATGAGTTAAAGAGGTCCTCCAGGCCCGAAGCAAATGTAATAGCAGAGTTCAAAGTTCCAGGAAAGCAAGACAGAATAAATCTTGAGATGACGAATCAGAAGGAGAAGGTGGAAACTAACCTTAAG AAATTCGAAGGGAACAATGTTTTGGCAGAGTTTACAGGAGAAGGGGATGTCAAGCTAAAA GTTGTGAAGGCTTACTACCTACTGGAACCCAACGACAACTGTGACAAGCTGTCTATCAGAGTCACGGTGGAGGGGAAAGTGAAGTACACTG CTGAGGTCATAGAAAATTATGAgtattatgatgatgatgatgtcaatGAGGAGAAAGACGCACGAGTGCCACGGTCAGCTATTGAATGGTATGATGCTCGCACCCGAAACAGGAGAGATGTTGATAACAGCGCAAATTCAGACAAGGGAGTCACCTACAGAGTCTGCGTCAG TCACAGCGTGAATCGCAATCTCACAGGAATGGCCATTGCTGACATTACACTTCTGAGTGGATTTGAAGCTGTAGAGGAGGACCTGGACAAG CTAAAAGAGACACCTGAACAATACATCTCTCATTATGAAACCTCCTATGGAAGAGTGCTGCTCTATTTCAATGAG CTCTTTGAACCAGAGGAATGTATTAGTTTCGATGCTGAACAGAAAGTGCCAATTGGCCTTCTGCAGCCCGCTCCAGCTGCGTTCTATGATTATTATGAACCAC AAATAAAGTGCACTGTGTTCTACTCTGCCCCCGCAAGAAGCAAGATGGTCTCCAAACTGTGTTCAGAGGATGTGTGCCAGTGTGCAGAAA GACCCTGTCATAAAGTACAAAGTCTATTCAAAGGTCTAAAAAATCGAAGAATCACAAAGAATGACCGTGAAGAACATGCTTGCTTCTTCCCCATAGTTGATTACG CATACATAGTTGaagttctcagtgtttctgaGAAGAGTAACTTTGAGCTGTACAAAACGAATGTGAAGGATGTACTCAGATCAA AGGGAGATTTGCATGTGACTGAAAATTCTGTTCGAGTGTTCGCTAAGAGGCGTCAGTGTAAAGGACAGTTAGACGTGGGAAAGCAGTATCTCATCATGGGCAAAGATGGCCTCACAACCGACTCAAACGGAGA GACACGGTATCTGCTGGAATCAAACACCTGGGTTGAGAAAATAGAATGTGACCAATCTTCTACTAAAACTGCCTGCAGAGGGTTTAATGCGTTTATATATGAGTACAAGATGGATGGCTGCAGACAGTGA